GAAGAAGCGGCGGTTGCGCAGCGCGCAGGACTCAGGCCAGCTCGACCCGAACGCCGACCTGGACCTGGTCCTCGACTTCCTCTACTCGCCGCTGACCCAGCGCTGGCTGACGCGTTCCGGCGCGCTCGACGAGGCCTTCGCCGACGCCCTGGTCGACGCCACCCTCCGCGCCTTCAGGGGCAGTTGACCCACTCTTCGGCGCCGTCGTCGAAGACCTGGCGCTTCCAGATCGGCAGCCGCCGCTTGACCTCGTCCACCAGCTCCGAGCAGGCCGCGAAGGCCTGCTTGCGGTGCTCGGCCGCCACCGCGCAGCCCAGCGCGACGTCACCGATCTTGAGCAGGCCGATGCGGTGCGAGACGGCGAGCGAACGCACGCCGTCGAAGCGGGCCGCGATGTCCTGGGCGACCTCCGCGATCACCTCGGAGGCGCTGGGATGCCCGGTGTACTCCAGTTCCTGCACGCCGCGGCCGCCGTCGTGGTCGCGCACCACGCCGCCGAAGGTCACCACCGCACCCGCCGCGCGGTGCTCGACCGAGCGGGCCAGTTCGTCGACGTCGATCACCTGTTCGGTCACGTCGGCCCGCAGGACCTCCGCCGCCGCTCGGGCCGGTGGCGCGTGGTCGCCGCCGTGCAGCTGATCGATGGCGTGCTCCAGCACTCCGTCCAGCACACCGAGGCCGTCCTTGACGCCGCCGCGCGAGCCCGGCAGGTTCACGATCAGCGTCCGCCCGGCGACGCCGGCCAGGCCGCGGGAGAGCACCGCGGTCGGCACCTGCGGCAGCCCGGCGGAGCGGATCGCCTCGGCCAGCCCGGGGATCGGGTAGTCCAGCACCGCCGCGGTGACCTCAGGCGTGCGGTCGCTCGGGTTGATCCCGGTGCCGCCGGTGGTGATCACGACGTCCGCGCCGTCGGCGACCGCGCGGCGCAGCTCCTCGCCCACCGGGTCGCCGTCGGGCACCACGACGGGCTCGGGCACCTCGTACCCGCGGCCGCGCAGCCACTCGACGATCACCGGTCCGGTGCGGTCCGGGTACACACCGGCAGCGGCGCGGTTGGACGCGGCGATCACCCGTGCTGTCCTCGTCATGGAGACCTCCTGTGTGCGGCGGCGAGCGGTCAGGACTCGCGGGTCCAGGTGCCGGTCTTGCCGCCCTCTTTGCGCTCCACCCGGATCTCGTCGAGCGTCGCCGCCGGGTCGACCGCCTTGATCATGTCGTGCAGGGCGAGGCCCGCGACCGCGACCGCGGTCAGGGCCTCCATCTCCACCCCGGTGCGGTCGGTGGTCTTGACCGTCGCGGTGATCCGGACCTCCGCCTCGCCCGGTTCCAGCTCGACCTTCGCTCCGGAGATGGCGATCGGGTGGCACAGCGGGATCAGGTCCGGCGTCCGCTTCGCCGCCATGATGCCCGCGATGCGGGCGGTGGCGATCGCATCGCCCTTGGGCAGGTCGTCCCGGCGCAGCAGGGCGATCACCTCGGCCGTCGTCCGCACCACCCCGGTGGCGACGGCCCGGCGGGCGGTGGCCTCCTTCGCGGACACGTCGACCATCCGGGCAGCACCGGTCTCGTC
This portion of the Saccharopolyspora antimicrobica genome encodes:
- a CDS encoding molybdenum cofactor biosynthesis protein MoaE, producing MTRTARVIAASNRAAAGVYPDRTGPVIVEWLRGRGYEVPEPVVVPDGDPVGEELRRAVADGADVVITTGGTGINPSDRTPEVTAAVLDYPIPGLAEAIRSAGLPQVPTAVLSRGLAGVAGRTLIVNLPGSRGGVKDGLGVLDGVLEHAIDQLHGGDHAPPARAAAEVLRADVTEQVIDVDELARSVEHRAAGAVVTFGGVVRDHDGGRGVQELEYTGHPSASEVIAEVAQDIAARFDGVRSLAVSHRIGLLKIGDVALGCAVAAEHRKQAFAACSELVDEVKRRLPIWKRQVFDDGAEEWVNCP
- the moaC gene encoding cyclic pyranopterin monophosphate synthase MoaC produces the protein MAQEELTHVDETGAARMVDVSAKEATARRAVATGVVRTTAEVIALLRRDDLPKGDAIATARIAGIMAAKRTPDLIPLCHPIAISGAKVELEPGEAEVRITATVKTTDRTGVEMEALTAVAVAGLALHDMIKAVDPAATLDEIRVERKEGGKTGTWTRES